Proteins from a genomic interval of Rhodococcus rhodochrous:
- a CDS encoding PH-like domain-containing protein, with amino-acid sequence MDRFLITVGFLALWVVLVLLMWKGWKGRARRQRDAVGELPTVPAELGERLVEPSTGLYVGSTLAPSWQDRVAVGDLGHRANAELSRYRSGALLERDGASPIWIPQDSIRAIRTERGLAGKVMSQDGVLVIRWELPSGTEIDTGFRGDDKSIYPLWTNGNDEKS; translated from the coding sequence ATGGATCGCTTTCTCATCACCGTCGGTTTCCTCGCGCTCTGGGTGGTGCTCGTCCTGCTGATGTGGAAGGGCTGGAAGGGACGCGCCCGACGCCAGCGGGATGCGGTCGGCGAACTGCCGACCGTGCCCGCGGAGCTGGGGGAGCGGCTCGTCGAGCCGAGCACGGGCCTGTACGTCGGCAGCACCCTCGCGCCGAGCTGGCAGGACCGCGTCGCGGTCGGCGACCTCGGACACCGCGCGAACGCGGAACTGTCGCGCTACCGATCCGGTGCGCTGCTCGAACGCGACGGTGCATCCCCGATCTGGATCCCGCAGGACTCGATCCGTGCGATCCGCACCGAGCGCGGGCTGGCCGGCAAGGTCATGTCCCAGGACGGGGTGCTGGTCATCCGCTGGGAGCTGCCCTCGGGGACCGAGATCGACACGGGCTTCCGCGGAGACGACAAGTCGATCTACCCGCTCTGGACGAACGGGAACGACGAAAAATCTTGA
- a CDS encoding dihydroorotase, translating into MTPQVLIRNVRLYGEGDPVDVLLGDEQILAIGADLEADADAEIVDGTGQIVLPGFVDLHTHLREPGREDTETVDSGSAAAARGGYTAVFAMANTDPVADSVVVTDHVWRRGREVGLVDVHPVGAVTVGLEGKQIAEMGTMAAGVGGVRMFSDDGKCVYDPLLMRRALEYSASLGVLIAQHAEEPRLTVGAVAHEGPTAARLGLTGWPRAAEESIVARDALLARDAGARVHICHASTAGTVELVRWARSQGISISAEVTPHHLLLDDSRLESYDGINRVNPPLRERSDVEALRRGLADGTIDCVATDHAPHAEQDKCCEFSQARPGMLGLETALSVVIETMVRPGLLDWRGVAKVMSERPAEIVGLDDQGRPLEVGEPANIVLVDPDTEWTVHGPDLASISHNTPYEDMTLPGRVTTTVLRGRITARDGAVFPRSTER; encoded by the coding sequence TCGCGATCGGCGCCGACCTCGAGGCCGACGCCGACGCGGAGATCGTCGACGGTACCGGACAGATCGTGCTCCCGGGCTTCGTCGACCTGCACACGCACCTGCGCGAACCGGGCCGCGAGGACACCGAGACCGTCGACTCGGGCTCGGCCGCCGCGGCGCGCGGCGGGTACACCGCGGTGTTCGCGATGGCCAACACCGATCCGGTCGCCGACTCGGTGGTCGTCACCGATCACGTGTGGCGCCGCGGCCGCGAGGTCGGGCTCGTCGACGTCCACCCCGTGGGTGCGGTCACCGTCGGACTCGAGGGCAAGCAGATCGCCGAGATGGGCACGATGGCCGCCGGTGTCGGTGGCGTGCGGATGTTCTCCGACGACGGCAAGTGCGTCTACGACCCGCTGCTCATGCGTCGCGCGCTCGAGTACTCGGCCTCGCTCGGTGTCCTGATCGCCCAGCACGCCGAGGAGCCGCGGCTGACCGTCGGTGCCGTCGCGCACGAGGGACCGACCGCGGCGCGTCTCGGCCTCACCGGCTGGCCCCGCGCCGCCGAGGAGTCCATCGTCGCCCGCGACGCGCTGCTCGCCCGCGACGCCGGAGCTCGTGTGCACATCTGCCACGCGTCGACGGCCGGCACCGTCGAGCTCGTCCGGTGGGCGCGCTCGCAGGGCATCTCGATCAGCGCCGAGGTCACGCCGCACCACCTGCTCCTCGACGACTCGCGTCTCGAGAGCTACGACGGCATCAACCGGGTCAATCCGCCGCTGCGCGAGAGATCCGACGTCGAAGCACTGCGCCGCGGCCTCGCGGACGGGACCATCGACTGTGTGGCCACCGACCACGCCCCGCACGCCGAACAGGACAAGTGCTGCGAGTTCTCACAGGCACGTCCGGGAATGCTCGGACTCGAGACGGCGTTGTCCGTCGTGATCGAGACGATGGTCCGGCCTGGCCTGCTGGACTGGCGCGGCGTCGCGAAGGTCATGAGCGAGCGTCCCGCGGAGATCGTGGGCCTCGACGACCAGGGCAGGCCGCTCGAGGTGGGCGAACCCGCGAACATCGTGCTCGTGGACCCGGACACCGAGTGGACGGTGCACGGTCCCGACCTCGCGAGCATCTCCCACAACACGCCCTACGAGGACATGACCCTGCCGGGCCGGGTCACCACCACCGTGTTGCGCGGACGGATCACCGCCCGCGACGGTGCGGTGTTCCCGCGCTCGACCGAAAGGTAG
- the carA gene encoding glutamine-hydrolyzing carbamoyl-phosphate synthase small subunit: protein MSGRTFGGGTAVLVLEDGRVFRGIPFGAVGQTLGEAVFSTGMTGYQETLTDPSYHRQIVVATAPQIGNTGWNHEDNESVGPTGDHAESKIWVAGFIVRDPSRRVSSWRATGSLQDELERQNIVGLAGIDTRALVRHLRTRGSMRAGIFSGDALAWKGDDLDIDVLLDRVKSQPSMLGADLAGEVSTSSGYVVEPTDGEARFTVAAIDLGIKTNTPRMFAQRGIRVHVLPSTATLHDILDLKADGVFLSNGPGDPATADGAVHLTKEVLGQGLPLFGICFGNQILGRALGLGTYKMKFGHRGINIPVVEHETGRIAITAQNHGFALEGEAGQEFDTPFGRAVVSHTCANDGAVEGVKLLDGRAFSVQYHPEAAAGPHDAAYLFDRFTRMLEGEKN, encoded by the coding sequence ATGAGCGGCAGAACATTCGGCGGCGGCACGGCTGTGCTGGTCCTCGAGGACGGACGGGTCTTCCGCGGCATCCCCTTCGGTGCGGTCGGACAGACCCTCGGCGAGGCCGTCTTCAGCACGGGCATGACCGGCTACCAGGAGACCCTCACCGATCCCAGCTACCACCGGCAGATCGTGGTGGCCACGGCACCGCAGATCGGCAACACCGGCTGGAACCACGAGGACAACGAGTCCGTCGGCCCCACCGGCGATCACGCCGAGTCCAAGATCTGGGTGGCCGGCTTCATCGTCCGCGACCCCTCGCGTCGAGTGTCGAGCTGGCGCGCCACCGGCTCGCTGCAGGACGAACTCGAGCGGCAGAACATCGTGGGTCTGGCGGGCATCGACACCCGCGCACTCGTGCGGCACCTGCGCACCCGCGGTTCGATGCGCGCCGGGATCTTCTCTGGCGACGCCCTCGCCTGGAAGGGTGACGACCTCGACATCGACGTCCTGCTCGACCGTGTGAAGAGCCAGCCCTCGATGCTCGGCGCCGACCTCGCCGGCGAGGTGAGCACCTCCTCCGGTTACGTCGTCGAACCGACCGACGGCGAGGCCCGCTTCACCGTCGCGGCCATCGACCTCGGCATCAAGACCAACACCCCGCGCATGTTCGCCCAGCGCGGCATCCGCGTGCACGTGCTGCCGTCCACCGCGACGCTGCACGACATCCTCGACCTGAAGGCCGACGGCGTCTTCCTGTCCAACGGGCCGGGCGACCCGGCGACCGCCGACGGCGCGGTGCACCTGACCAAGGAGGTGCTCGGCCAGGGTCTGCCCCTGTTCGGCATCTGCTTCGGCAACCAGATCCTCGGCCGCGCGCTCGGCCTGGGCACCTACAAGATGAAGTTCGGTCACCGCGGCATCAACATCCCGGTGGTCGAGCACGAGACCGGCCGCATCGCGATCACCGCGCAGAACCACGGGTTCGCGCTCGAAGGCGAGGCCGGCCAGGAGTTCGACACCCCGTTCGGTCGCGCGGTCGTCAGCCACACCTGCGCCAACGACGGTGCGGTCGAGGGCGTCAAGCTCCTCGACGGCCGTGCCTTCTCCGTGCAGTACCACCCCGAAGCGGCGGCCGGACCGCACGACGCCGCCTACCTGTTCGATCGTTTCACCCGCATGCTCGAGGGAGAGAAGAACTGA